A stretch of DNA from Thunnus thynnus chromosome 16, fThuThy2.1, whole genome shotgun sequence:
AAGAGCAATCCCTGGTTTAAAGTTACTGGCTGAGCATTAATTGACAGACTACAAAGGTTATGATGTTAGGTCAATCAAGTAGGGAGGGCATAATAAAATTACCTCAAATTTACTATGGTTTTGTTTCAAAATTGCTCCGATGCATTCAGCATTTACTGTCATCAAATCATCAAAGAGCAACTTATATGCTAGTTTTGCAAAGTGTTACTAGTTTATATAGCTAGATGTTGTCAggggagaaaaaataaaatttatatttgtaaattaTGTAAATTTTTACTGAATGCTGACTGTGTGCGCGCAGTAATCCTCAATTTGAACAGTTGTGCTTTCTTGTTCCTCTGATTGCAGGCTTTTTACCATACTTTCAAGAGTGACTGTTTGGACCAGCTAAAAGTGCTTTACCTTCAGACATCATCAGACAACACCCCAGGCTCTAGTTTAACGTTTTTAGACTTATGCACCTCATACAGCAATCATGGTGTTCACCATCGGTACAGATcatgtttgtcttctttcttgCTTCTGCACTTATATAAAGTTCTAATAAAGTCATTTAAAGCAATATTGTAGTGTGCTTCTAAATATATTAAGATAATGAGAtacaataatattaaaagtaaatacataTTCCTATAGGTAAGGCAAATTATACACAAACCAAaggagtaaaaacaaaataaaaaacattttatacgACAGCTAATggactaaagaaaaaaaaagtgactggCTCAACAATGTTTTTCTAGCTGTCCAACTCTTCAACTTATCCcataatttttttttgacttATTTCCTTCTTTATAAATTCAACTTCTCAATTTCTTGAGAACATAAATGGGATTATTTTGTATGTGGCAGCTTTTATACTTAAAGGAggaactattattattattattatcctatTACTATCCTTATGTTCTGTCATattataatgttacaatgttggatgttcatattaaatgtggccaaagtttcaaataatgaggtaaatatatgtaaaagtaatccctgtgagcagaaagctcaggcttcagactgctccGAACGCTTggtttccactttttttttccctacttTTGAGACGAGCTGACATGAACtcgtgatggatttctttatatagACATCTGCTCAAGGCACAGCACGCACAGTGCAGGGAGATACTGTACAGTCATTCGGCGACAGCAGAATAACATTTTACTAGCTATGTTACGTTACCTTTGTTATTTCCTGACAGCAGATATTTTCCACTTCAGTTGGCATTTTAGCACATTTCCCACATGTAACTTATACCATTATGTCACACAATAAGCAGGTAATAAGCATAATATTTAGCAAACAGAGACATCCTGCTGTAATCTTTATTGCTGCGGATGCTCATgctgtccactcacatatttcaggtTCAGATTTCAGGTTTGGGCTTAAACATGTACAGAtagatttgagaagttgacattggagaaaagaaggagaaaaagaagttaaatccTGCTACtacagtttgtttacgtagcctcctgAGCCATTGGAAGTCAGCCGTGAGCTAACCAATCACAACAGaatgggctcatcaggaggggggccttaaagagacagtagcTTAAACGGCCTGTATAAGGCAtgaagggccagtataagaaaaataaagagtttttaactgtaaatcatgcaaagctactctagtggaatCCCactataaaaatatagagctggaaatgagcataataggtcccctttaactttACTTTAACTCATTGAACTTTTGGGGGGGCTTGTTTTTTGTAACAGGAGTTCATGTCTCTGAGCTCTTCTCATTCACATTCCCTCATACATTCCCTCTTATAGCTggcacagagacactgaggaccCTACTCCAAACTCAGGGTAAAGGGGTTCAGTGAATGTGCAgctgaaggtgtggaggtggatcagtgtgtcatgGAAGACACcatagaaggacagagtgccagcaggccAGTCCAGGtacactgctactctgtcaAAGGCAGAGGACCGAGATGGGTGTATgacattttttctgttattgtgcCAGACAGAGTAACCACCACCACAGCAACAAAGACTCCAGGACTTGTCATTCCCTCCAAACCTGCAGTCAGCgctgtttcctctccttctgATTCCCTTGTAAGTCACTGCAATATCAACCAGTCCTTCccactcgacctcccagtaacagcagCCACTCAGACCTTTTTGGCACAGCACTTGACAGCAGTCAAATCTCTCCTTGTGATCAGCATATGGTTGCTCCTCATCAATCTTTTTCAAAATTCTTTCCCCAGAGAGCAAGAGGTTtctgtgtgatgtgtttatgtCTGGCGTTAGCTCACAGGCATCTGATGGAGAGATGAGTACACAGAAGAGCAGCAGtttataaatcattaaattatttgtcaacagattgatcatttattttcaatttcaattttaatgATGACATGAGATGCCAGTGTTTATTCTTACAATACATATTTCTGATTTGAGATCAAATTTCCTGCTTAAGAGTTGAATGTGTGTCATACtgtgttcataaataaaaatgaaaacacacttacacttcctcagaccTGGTTTCAACCATTGGACTCCACAATTGTCCACACTGAAAGGAGAAAGATTAGGCGTTGGGGTaatgtctttaaattgcttgtcCACATACTATTACcttgtactgtatactgtatttggtattttatttgcattatcATGCACTGATGTCTTACATCAGTGCAtgaaacattacattacatacatacagtaccagtcaaaagtttggacataccTGCTttttcaagggtttttctttatttctactATTTTCTGCATTGTAAAaaaatactgaagacatcaaaactataaaacaacacatatgGAATCATTTAGtaagaaaagcaaacaaaccaaaatatctttcatattttagattccgCAAAGTAGCCTTTAGCTTCAATGACAGTTTTGCACACTGTTGGCATTCTCTcaaccagcttcatgaggttGTCACCTGGGACGGTTTTCTTGAAGGAGTACAGTATGCTAAGCACTTGTTGGCTGCTTTTCCTTCACGCTGCAGTCCAACTCATCCCAAATCATCTCAGTTGGGTTAAGGTCAGGTGATTGTGGAGGCCAGGTCATGTGATGCAGCACTCTGTCACTCTCCTTGGCCAGATAGCCCTTACACAGCCTGGAGGTGTGTTGTGGGTCATTGTCCAGTTAAAAATCAAATGATGGCCCCACTAAGTGCAAACCAGATGGGATGGTGTGTCACTGCAGGATGTTGTGGTAGCCATACTGTTTGAGTGTGCCTTGAATTCTGAATAAATCAccaacagtgtcaccagcaaagCCTCCATTCACcatctcacctcctcctccatgcttcacGGTAGAAACCACACATGCAGATACCATCTATTCACCTTCTCTGAATCTCACAAGGACACAGCATTTGGAACCAAAACTCTCAAATTTTGACTCATCAGAACAAAGAACAGATTTCCCCTCGTCTAATGTCCATTACTGGTGTTTCTTGGCCCATGCAATTCTCCTCGTTATTGGTCTCCCTCAGCAGTGGTTTCTTTGCAGCAACTGGACCACGAAGGCCTGATTCATGCAGTCTCATCGGAACAGTTGATGTTGAGATGTGTCTGCTACTTGAACTCATTAATGTGGGCTCTAATCTGAGGTGCTGTTAATTGGTGATTTCTGAGGCTGGTAACTCTAATGAATTtctcctctgcagcagtgaTAACTCTTGGACTTCCTTTCCTGAGGCGCTCCTCATGAGAGCCAGTTTCATTATagtgtttgatggtttttgTGACTGCAAGAAGAAACTTTCAGTCCTGGAAATTTTCTGGATCGATTGACATTCATGTCTTAAAGTTATGATGGAcctttgtttctctttacttaGTTGAATGGTTCTTGCCATAATATGGATTACTACTGCATTCGAATACAACACTACCTCAGCAAAACAGATGGTTTCAGATGCATTAAGAACACAAGAGATTCCTCTGATTAACTTTTGACAAGGTGCACCTGTTAATTGAAAACCATTCCAGGTGAATACCTAATGAAGCTGGTTAAGATATTGCCAATAGTGTGCAAATctgtcatcaaggcaaacagtAGCTTctttgaggaatctaaaatatgacatataacatattttagtttgtttattccatatgtgttatttcatagttttgatatcttcagtattgttctacaatgtagaaagtagtaaaaaataatgaaaaatcgTTGAATCAGTAGGTGTGTcgaaacttttgactggtactatacaACAACATCCATATTAAGACGCAACTTGCATCCAACATCAACTCTTCCTTTTTATCTTAATTACAGAACTACTAAACACATCAACATCAAACACAGGGTTAGAAACAACACAGTCTAACCTCTCCAATGATATGTGTCACCTCTATCCGTCAAAGTATCATTAAGTAACCATGCTCAGAAACTTAATTTCAAGACCTTGCCTGTAGTCATCAGCCTGAGGTTCCAGTCACACCATAAAAGTGCAGACTGAAATTTCTTTGCATGCCACACAGATCAAATTACCAGTACTGACATCATTAGTCAGTACCAAAAACCTTGCCCCTTGGGGCATAGGGGGAACTGTCAATGTCGTAGGataaaaaatacttatttttatctaattttttcattttagcaACTCTGTTCAAATTGTATGTTAAAGTATTTTCTTTGCCAAATTCACTTACTCCATACTATCTGTTGTTGCAACGACAATGAATTTTCCTGACCATCGCAACAGTTTGAGAGCCATGTACATGGAACCATTATACAAGGAACGAAACACTTGGACAGAGAAGTATAATTCAGCCACACAGATTGCAACTGCAGCTCTTATGCCTCTATCAGAAATTGACTGCACCTGACAGCAAGCCTCTCCatacctgagagtttccagtctCCAGTGTTGATTCTTTTGACCAGCAGTGAGCATCAACAGTCCTGATactcctggatgattgtagctcaggtCCAGTTCTCTCAGGTGAGAGGGGTTGGAGTTtagagctgagaccagagaagaaCAGCcatcctctgtgatcagacagcCTGACAACCtataaaacacatacacacaatacaaacacacctTACTTAATCTGAGCATACTATTCTGCAGTTAATGCAGTTAAAATCTAGGGGAAACAGTGACAGACTCCAATTTGAATAGATGAATTAATTAtcaattctgtatttttatttagtcCACTTTCAGATGTCCTGAATCAATTTGTGACAGAATCTTTAAACTTCTTTCTGGTATTTTCAATTTcaacagcacagacagaaaaatgactGCCACTCTCTTTCTCAACATGTAGCCTATATGTGTTGAGACAAAGTCACGAATGAAATgcatatttaaaagttcattttaagTCAACTGTCAATAAAACAGGCATTTCTATACATTCACAAGTGAATTTCACACTTCAGAGATGTGAACCAGTCACCAGttgtttacaacaacaacaactaagCATTTTGAACTCATTACCACTCTGATTCACACCTCTGACTGgtttcttctccatagcaactgCAGCCAAGGCTTGTAGAATTTATAGCTGTCCGCCAAAATCAGggacaaaatgtgatttttcagaaacaaagttgaaataattataACTGGTGGTCATAATTAAATCATATATGACCATTACGTTATCTGAGAGAGTCCTaagtttctgtgttcagtaaCATTAAGGAGATCGATTGAGGAATGagtaaaaaacacttttggAATTAGCGGACCCTCCCACTTTGCAACTCGCACTGTTTCAATTATGTCTTGcattctcttcttcttcagtggtttaatGGTTTCAATTAGTGCCAACAACTGTTTATCTTTATGATTCCAACTCTTTATATTTACAAAACAGCAGTGGATGGCAATAAGGATcaatttgctttttcttttgcagatcAACTGGAAATTTCATTGAAATCtgtgctacatttggatggaaacctggttattataattacatataacatttaaacataatATGTATGAAACTTTATGTTATATCATCCacaaataataattcaaaactCTAATGCTAAGCACACACTACATGATTTTCAAAATTATCAGATTGCTGTTTACACTACACAACGTTCTGTCTTGTAATCGTAAATCTTGAAGTCATTTGGTTTACACACTACATGACTGATCTTTCACCAGGAGGAATCCCTGACGCGTCTGTCTGGTCTCCAAACTACGTTTTGTCAAGAAAACACGCAAGAAGTGACACAGGAAATATTTCCCCTCACCCCGTGTCTTGCACTCTCATTGGCTTTAGCTCATTGCCATCCTCACTGCCAGTCACAACACTTTTCATAATACATTTTGACTCCTCCACAGGTCCAGATATTTATCCTGCTTGACATCTTTCTAGCGTCTGCCATTCATCAGCGAGTCCATCAAATCCCGTCTTTGAACTGTTCACACATAGTGATCAAGTGCCGAGCGAACGCCGATTTGCCTCTGATCTGGGGCATTTGCCAACAATCTCTAAAAACTGTTATCGAGTGGAAAATCAGGGCTACAATCGTTCAGTGTGAACTCAGCATTACTTGAAGATCCACATTAGCTGTATGAGAATTAACAGGATCTTTTTACCTGTCCAACACACTGATGAATGCTTACCCAAGAGACTCCAGtttacagtgtggactctcaaGTCCAGCTGACAGCAGTTTTACTCCTAAATCCTGCAGGTCATTGTTACTCAGATCCAGTTTCCTCAGACTACAAGACTGAGTGCTCAGAATGGATGAGAACTCTTGACAACAGTTCCCTCTGAGGTAGGTCTGATCCAACCTGATAAGATGgagacattttgtattttaggtGTTAAGGTTTCAAGAGTAACTTTCTCTGGACAAAGAGGGGTCTACTGTTTATCTGCTGCAAAGAGATTCTAAAAGATACTTACAGAAATACAACTTCAGATTATCAGGGCATCACATAGATAAAgatgacattttgtaaaaagCTGGAATATGAAGGCTTTCTTCAATGTAATTTGatcaatgtaaacatttaagACAAAACACGAAGGGAACAGGCAATACCATTGTTGCAGAACACTGTTATACAAAAGCATCATAAACCGCTCTAACCTGAGATTCTCCAGTTTACAGTGTGGACTTCTCAGTCCATCAGAGAGCAGCTTCACATCAGAATCATGCATGTGGTTGTTACTCAGATCCAACTTTCTCAGActggaggactgggagctgagaactgcaGCCAGAGCTTTATAGCTTCCCTCTGAAAGTGTGCAGCCTGTCAATCTGAGGAAGCAATAGATATagaatagatagatagattagacagacagacagattagATAGATTAAACCGACCGACAGAACGACAGACAGAACGACAGAccgacagatagatagatagcaaTAACATATaacaacaaatgacaaacaaatgacaataaattaaaaggCAGAATTGCAGGTCTGCATATCAAGACACTAGGTATTGAATATTCACAGTACATGCAATATATTAATCAAAAACAGAATAGTAATAGTAGAGAAAAAGAGTAATACGATGCACAAGACAAAGTGGcatgaataataaatatactgtatacaatacaagtctgatgaaaaacaatatttacagatgTAGTGCAATGGTGTGTAATGCAATGGTGTGTCATACAGAGGTGAGCTGATGTGCAGTGTTATAGTGAACAGTAAGAATGATATCCTGTATAGTTCTTTATGACAGGAGAGCTGAATGAGTCTGTTGGAAAATGAGCTCCTCGGTCTCTGTAGGGTGTCATGGAGGGGGTGGGCTGAATTGCTCATGATGGAGAGCAGTTTGTTCAGTGACCTCCTGTTCCTCACTGACTCAAACATCTCCAAACATGATTCTCACAATGCCACCGGGAAACCAGTCTGAAATCGTTGAGGCCAGATGGGATGGCTTTCTTAGGAAGTGGTACTAAACAAGATGTTTTCCTATCACCAGTATCTTTCCCTGCATCAGACTCAGGTTGAAGATGTGATGCAGGATACCAGACAGCTGGGTAGCACAGGACTTTAGGACCCTGGGACTGATATGAACAGGGCCTGCAGCCTTGCCTTGGTGAACACTCTCCAGCTGTCTCTTAACTTGGCCAATCATCACAGTCATGCGGGTGGGGGCGTGGTTATCACTGTGGAGAGTGCAGTTGGGCAGATGTGGTCAGGGGTGCTCAGCAATGGGGGATGGGGGAAAAACAGAGTTTGAATTGGTGTCTGAGGcactgtttacacctggtattaacatccatctcgggtgatccgatcacaagtggacagctctaaatacaggtgtagACGCATTGAGGAtggattgagatccgatcactcagaccacattgggaggtggtctgggccacatgtggccacattcttttagtaATGTAATCGCAATGCATCCTTgaccacattgaaggaccgcctactcacTGACGTCTATTTTCTGACAGACTAGGGAGGGAAttgcattgctgcctcctggtccaaagctgtgttcaacttgtttgataacaggataaacaaattattttgtttttcatttgaattaaaaaatgtaattgttctGACACCAGTCCGTGTTTGTTGTAAATCAGTGACACCTTCAGGCAGGTTGAGGTACTGTGCTTTCAAGGTTATTTCAAAGGTGCTGTATCCTCCatgttgttttttagtttaCACAGCACAGCCAAGCAGCACACATGCAGGCTCTGTGCAGCCCCAAAGAGTTTTTCATTTGATCCTTGGAGTAGATCTGTCTGTGAGCACAGTTACCTACCTTTGTAATTTAGTCATGTGCTTCAGAAACACTGTTAAgaggatttgttgttgtttatgagAAGAGTTAACTAGCTGCTGAGTTAATAATCTAAACTAATCTCTAGCATAGGCTACATTTTAAGTTAACACATTAATGCAAATTTATGTTGGTTGGTCTGTGTAAGTTGTATAGGCTAACTGTTACCTCACTTGGAAGCTTGTGAAGAAGAAAATTGTTATAATATTGTTGCACATATTTCATTGCAACTGTGTGACGTATTATGTAttcttgtgtttgtgattgCAGTTTTACAATCTCAAGCTTCAGTAAATCACACTCAACATGAAGTACAGCCTACTGAGTCTTGTGTTAGCTATCTGTCTACCTATGCAGTATGACGCATCTGCGAGGGCAGAATAGTAATCCACCTCCCATTTAAAAAATGGGAGGTGGATTACCTCcctcacaagtggtcactcaggacgcatgttaatgccaggtgtaaacagacatacttaaagctgtccacttgtgattggatcacccgagacgcatgttaatactAGGTATAAACAGGGCCTGAGAGGGTGTAAAGACTGGTCCAGTGTGGGAAGGCCCAGCAAGGGGGCCTGTGCTGAATATGTTAAAAAACAAGTGGGAACTCATGGGTGGGGCCAGTGGGAGAAACACTATTCTGCATATACAGTGGCCTGCACAACACagaagcaaacccagaagctagaaactATTTTTGGTGTATGCACCAGGCGAGCAATTCTTATTAGACTAAATGGGCGCCATTTTCAGTCTGATATCCTgctcttataatacatttaTGGTATAGTGCCATCACCGTTATCATgtgtctagacagacatgacagacagacaggttgacAGAGGATGTCACCAAGAACTTCAGCTTACATGGAAATGAGAGCTTGACAATATAACTCAGTCTAAAATCACATCTTCCTGTAAATGTGCTCAGTGAAACGTAAATATCAATTTTATACCTGGTTAGTTACCAGGGTAGGGACATATTAATTTGAATGTAGTTGTAGTTACAACTGTGCAAAGCCGCCACTGTGACAGTGCAATTTGACTGAGCCAATTATAAACAGATATGCTGTACTGAATGATTGGTATGGAGAAAATATCTTAAATCAATGAAGAAAAAATTGTCACTTAGACtaacctgagagtttccagtcgACAATCTGCATGCTCCAGTGCTTTCGAGAGCTGCTGCACTCCTGATCCTGCAGATTGTTGTAACctagatccagctctctcaaaCTAGATGACTGGGAGGTTAGAACTGCGGCCAGAGCATCACAACTTCGCCATGACAGTTTACAGCTACTCACtctgaagaaaaaaggaaaaaaaaacagttagtttttcttttttccccatccATCCAATAATCCATTGATTTTCTAACCTACTTTCTAACACCTGTTAAAAGTCACTGATTGACTGCTTCACACATTGGGCAATAGGCAGGGTATGCCTTGAACAAGTCGCCCATTTATCACAAGTCTAAAGGTCTGGTTATTACAATTCCATCCTGAAAATATTGTTTCCCATTTACTTCAATTGAAGTCCATCCAATGTGCAAATATAGGcatacatttcctgtttcagtGCAATCACCAGCCAGCTCCGGCAGATTTTCAGGTCAGAGTTCACCTTTGTTCAACTTTGACAGGGTAGATGTGCTAATTTGGCCAATGAAAACATTGCTGCACTGTTGGAAATTGAATTATTATTCCAGTGTATTCACCATTTAAGTAAATCATCACATTACCAGATTACTAACTGTAACGTCACTCTTATAGactgtttacagtttgtgatCACTTTTTACCCGCATCCAAACCATGACATTAAGACCTTTATAGGGCCGAGAACAGGGAAATTCTGTTGATTCCAGACGTAATGTGAATGTACcttaacacatacagtagacaaCCATTCAGACCTGCAAGCAATTTAAATTCGCCAATTCACCTAATCTACGTGTGGACTATGGGAGGACACAAGACACTAAAGGAAACTCATGCAGGTACGGGAAGGACATGCCAAATCCTGGAAGATTTAAACTctggaccttcttcctgtgagGTGACATGGCTAATCACTGCCAtgcttttttcattattatgtcTAAAATACTAtagaaataacaaatatattcaattaGTCCAAGTATCTATAAACGTACACAGATTTTGTGGAGGCTTtcaccactggcagcagcctcagcagACCCAgctctgaagcagagtatttcttcaggtcaaacacatccagatcGTTTCCTGATGACAGTATGATGAAGActagagctgaccactgagcaggagagaGTTTTTCTGCGGTGAGACTTCCTGAGCTCAAGTACTGCTGGATATCCAGCTCTAGTGAGTGATCATTCAGCTCATTCAGACAGTAGAACAGattgatttttctctctgcagaggATTCCTCCCCAgtcttcttcttgatgtactcAATTGTTTCCTGATTGGTCCGTGATCCTCCTTCTGATCCTGTCACCAGGCCTTGTAGGAGTGcctgattggtctgcagtgacAGACCCAGaaggaagcggaggaacaagtccaggtgtccatttggactctgtAAGGCCTTGTTCACTGCAATTTGGTGGAGGCATTTTAGGTCAGATTTTTCATGTACTGCATTAGACCTTTGACAGTCGATTTGTTCTTCTGACAAcagattgactccagagttgatgaatgtcagatggacatgaagagcagccagaaactcctgaatgctcagatggatgaagcagaacaccttgtcctggtacagccctctctcctctttaaagacctGTGTGAAAACTCCTGAGTACACTGAAGCTGCTCTGATATtgatgccacactctgtcaggtctgattcatagaagatcaggttgcctttctgcagctgctcaaacgccagttttcccagagacaTGATcatcttcttgttctttttgttccagactggatctgtctcagctctTCTATAATACTTGACATTCTTCAGTTTGGAGTGAACCACaaggaagtggatgtacatctcagtcagggtcttgggcagctgtcctccctctctgctcttaaaaacatcctccagaactgtagcagtgatcaaGCAGAATACtgggatgtggcacatgatgtggaggcttagTGATGTCTTGATGCGGGAGATGATTCTGctggcctgctcctcatctctgaatcgcttcctgaagtactcctccttctgcgGGTCACTGAACCCTCTCACCTCTGTCACCATGTCGACAAACttaggagggatctgattggctgctgcaggtcgtgtggttatccagaggcgagcagagggaagcagtttccccctgatgaggtttgtcagcagcacatccactgaggtggactctgtaacatcagtaaGGATCTCATTGTTGcggaagtccagaggaagtcggcactcatccagaccgtcaaagatgaacacaacttggaactctttaaagctgcagataGCTTCTTCTTTGGTCTCATTGAAGAATTGATGAACAAGgtccaccaagctgtactttttctctttcagcaaattcagctctctgaaagtgaatggaaatgtgaactgtGTCTTGTGGTTAGCTTTGCCTTCAGCCCAGTCGAGAGcgaacttctgtgttaagactgttttcccaatgccagccactcccttgGTCAAAAGGGTTCGTACAGGTTGATCTCTTTCAGGTGTCTGGGTAAAGATTTCTTGACATTTGATTGTTGACTCAGGTCTTTCTGTC
This window harbors:
- the LOC137199728 gene encoding LOW QUALITY PROTEIN: NACHT, LRR and PYD domains-containing protein 3-like (The sequence of the model RefSeq protein was modified relative to this genomic sequence to represent the inferred CDS: inserted 1 base in 1 codon), whose translation is MKTDQSKDYPLAFKEGSFSDDQRKKLKRKASPVPSLVSMKSDRSKGHPLNFKERHSSHKKKKKLTREASPVPSLVSMKSDQSKGRLINFRERHSSHKKKKKLTREGSPVLSCVSMKTDQSKDILMAFKEGSFSDDQRTEVPHCQSALLDQIDLDSVFMLLEESIVTFVKNELKMFRLALTPDYAESSEMQSKDEEVMDIEEEEQRRSSTESFLKITLHFLKRLKQEEMADILQSRMPAVMCQRKLKSNLKKKFQCVFEGIAKAGNPTLLNQIYTELYITKGGTGEVNDEHEVRQIEAVSRKTERPESTIKCQEIFTQTPERDQPVRTLLTKGVAGIGKTVLTQKFALDWAEGKANHKTQFTFPFTFRELNLLKEKKYSLVDLVHQFFNETKEEAICSFKEFQVVFIFDGLDECRLPLDFRNNEILTDVTESTSVDVLLTNLIRGKLLPSARLWITTRPAAANQIPPKFVDMVTEVRGFSDPQKEEYFRKRFRDEEQASRIISRIKTSLSLHIMCHIPVFCLITATVLEDVFKSREGGQLPKTLTEMYIHFLVVHSKLKNVKYYRRAETDPVWNKKNKKMIMSLGKLAFEQLQKGNLIFYESDLTECGINIRAASVYSGVFTQVFKEERGLYQDKVFCFIHLSIQEFLAALHVHLTFINSGVNLLSEEQIDCQRSNAVHEKSDLKCLHQIAVNKALQSPNGHLDLFLRFLLGLSLQTNQALLQGLVTGSEGGSRTNQETIEYIKKKTGEESSAERKINLFYCLNELNDHSLELDIQQYLSSGSLTAEKLSPAQWSALVFIILSSGNDLDVFDLKKYSASELGLLRLLPVVKASTKSVVSSCKLSWRSCDALAAVLTSQSSSLRELDLGYNNLQDXGVQQLSKALEHADCRLETLRLTGCTLSEGSYKALAAVLSSQSSSLRKLDLSNNHMHDSDVKLLSDGLRSPHCKLENLRLDQTYLRGNCCQEFSSILSTQSCSLRKLDLSNNDLQDLGVKLLSAGLESPHCKLESLGLSGCLITEDGCSSLVSALNSNPSHLRELDLSYNHPGVSGLLMLTAGQKNQHWRLETLSVDNCGVQWLKPGLRKYACELTPDINTSHRNLLLSGERILKKIDEEQPYADHKERFDCCQVLCQKGLSGCCYWEVEWEGLVDIAVTYKGIRRRGNSADCRFGGNDKSWSLCCCGGGYSVWHNNRKNVIHPSRSSAFDRVAVYLDWPAGTLSFYGVFHDTLIHLHTFSCTFTEPLYPEFGVGSSVSLCQL